A genomic window from Glaciihabitans sp. INWT7 includes:
- a CDS encoding prepilin-type N-terminal cleavage/methylation domain-containing protein, with amino-acid sequence MADRRSSDGSERDSQSGFSLVELLVAMAIFTVFLVIVLTSVASISRSEVRTQLVGQSTNSTLVFFGIMDRQVRYSDSINFPGVGASGDKYVEFRVPAASTAGGLVAICYQWRFSVTNLRLESRQWDENNSAGATAWSVKLTDMANDGVATHPFQLVPANITDTPRQQLLLSLNSGADAQNAGASMSTTFIARNTSIKSRSNDPLTPVCTFGGYRS; translated from the coding sequence ATGGCTGACCGACGCTCATCGGACGGGTCGGAACGGGATTCGCAGTCCGGCTTCAGCCTTGTCGAGCTGTTGGTCGCGATGGCGATATTCACTGTTTTCCTGGTCATCGTGCTTACGTCCGTTGCATCGATTTCGCGTAGCGAAGTCCGCACGCAACTTGTGGGACAGTCGACGAACAGCACTCTGGTCTTCTTCGGGATCATGGATCGGCAAGTGCGCTACTCAGATTCGATCAACTTCCCGGGGGTCGGGGCGTCCGGCGACAAATACGTCGAGTTTCGGGTGCCCGCAGCGAGCACCGCTGGCGGTCTTGTCGCGATCTGTTACCAGTGGCGGTTTTCGGTGACGAATTTGAGGCTCGAGTCCCGCCAGTGGGACGAAAATAACTCTGCTGGCGCTACCGCATGGTCAGTGAAGCTCACCGACATGGCGAATGACGGAGTCGCCACTCACCCATTCCAGCTGGTGCCGGCGAATATAACCGACACTCCACGCCAACAACTTCTTCTGTCACTCAATTCGGGAGCCGACGCCCAGAATGCGGGAGCATCGATGTCGACGACGTTTATTGCTCGCAACACCTCGATCAAGTCGCGGAGCAATGATCCGCTGACTCCCGTCTGCACCTTCGGAGGGTATCGGTCATGA